From Panicum hallii strain FIL2 chromosome 2, PHallii_v3.1, whole genome shotgun sequence, a single genomic window includes:
- the LOC112882479 gene encoding eukaryotic translation initiation factor 2 subunit gamma-like yields MARRGLMEQDLSKLDVTKLHPLSPEVISRQATINIGTIGHVAHGKSTVVKAISGVQTVRFKNELERNITIKLGYANAKIYKCEDDRCPRPMCYKAYGSGKEDSPLCDVPGFENCRMKLLRHVSFVDCPGHDILMATMLNGAAIMDGALLLIAANESCPQPQTSEHLAAVEIMRLQHIIILQNKIDLIQESAAMNQHEAIQKFIQGTVAQGAPVVPISAQLKYNIDVICEYIVKKIPIPERNFTSPPNMIVIRSFDVNKPGSEVNEIKGGVAGGSILKGVLRVNQKIEVRPGIVMKDENGKIKCTPIYSRIVSLYAEQNELQFAVPGGLIGVGTTMDPTLTRADRLVGQVLGEVGSLPDVYIELEVNFFLLRRLLGVRTSGTERASRVSKLAKGEILMLNIGSMSTGARVLAVKNDLAKLQLTAPVCTSKGEKLALSRRIEKHWRLIGWGTIQAGTTLDVPPCPL; encoded by the exons ATGGCACGACGAGGATTGATGGAGCAGGATCTGAGCAAGCTTGACGTCACCAAGCTGCACCCTCTGTCACCAGAGGTGATTTCACGCCAAGCGACGATCAACATTG GTACCATTGGGCATGTTGCCCATGGGAAGTCTACTGTTGTCAAAGCAATCTCAGGTGTACAG ACTGTTCGTTTCAAGAATGAACTGGAGCGCAATATCACTATAAAGCTTGGCTATGCTAATGCAAAAATCTATAAGTGTGAAGATGATAGGTGCCCACGACCAATGTGCTACAA AGCTTATGGCAGTGGCAAAGAAGATAGCCCTCTCTGTGATGTGCCAGGTTTTGAAAACTGCAGGATGAAACTACTGAGACATGTTTCGTTTGTTGATTGTCCG GGGCATGACATTCTCATGGCTACAATGCTTAATGGAGCTGCTATCATGGACGGAGCACTTCTTCTGATTGCAGCAAATGAGAGCTGCCCACAACCCCAGACATCTGAGCACCTTGCTGCTGTTGAAATCATGCGTCTTCAACATATTATCATTCTGCAGAACAAGATTGATCTTATCCAGGAAAGTGCAGCAATGAATCAGCATGAAGCGATCCAGAAATTTATACAG GGAACAGTAGCTCAAGGTGCTCCTGTGGTACCAATATCTGCACAGCTGAAATACAATATTGATGTCATCTGTGAATACATCGTGAAAAAGATCCCCATCCCGGAGAGGAATTTCACCTCTCCTCCCAACATGATTGTTATTCGTTCTTTTGATGTGAACAAACCTGGTTCGGAGGTTAATGAAATCAAGGGTGGAGTAGCAGGTGGCAGTATCCTCAAG GGAGTCCTGAGGGTGAACCAGAAAATCGAAGTTCGCCCAGGCATTGTGATGAAGGATGAGAATGGCAAAATTAAATGCACGCCCATCTATTCGAGGATTGTCTCCCTGTATGCTGAGCAGAATGAACTCCAGTTTGCCGTTCCTGGAGGGCTTATTGGAGTTGGAACTACCATGGATCCAACACTGACTCGTGCTGATAGGCTGGTCGGTCAGGTTCTTGGTGAAGTTGGATCACTCCCTGATGTTTACATCGAGTTAGAG GTGAACTTCTTCCTCCTAAGGAGGCTGCTGGGGGTGAGGACAAGTGGAACAGAAAGGGCAAGCAGGGTCTCAAAACTTGCCAAGGGTGAGATCCTGATGCTTAACATCGGGTCGATGTCCACCGGAGCGCGTGTTCTCGCTGTCAAGAATGATCTTGCGAAGCTGCAGCTGACCGCACCGGTGTGCACCAGCAAGGGTGAGAAGCTGGCCCTTAGCCGGCGCATCGAGAAGCACTGGCGTCTCATTGGTTGGGGCACAATCCAGGCTGGCACTACACTCGACGTCCCACCATGTCCGCTCTGA